The Spirochaetota bacterium genome has a segment encoding these proteins:
- a CDS encoding YfcE family phosphodiesterase has product MKILVVSDSHGNSAALARIVERELPFEILVHCGDGVRDLAQLRIPRSVRVVGVTGNMDRAVVTGREVLELFELPGFKFLVTHGDRQRAHEDYLGLLDEAHVRGADIVLFGHTHRPFLREGRPSLFNPGAAQQGFYGTVLVSDRIEFFHKRWEAPPG; this is encoded by the coding sequence ATGAAAATACTGGTCGTGAGCGACAGCCACGGCAATTCCGCCGCGCTCGCCCGCATCGTGGAGCGCGAGCTGCCCTTCGAGATACTGGTTCACTGCGGTGACGGCGTGCGCGACCTCGCGCAGCTGCGCATCCCGCGATCGGTGCGCGTCGTGGGGGTCACCGGCAACATGGACCGCGCCGTCGTTACCGGTCGTGAGGTTCTGGAGCTATTCGAGCTTCCCGGCTTCAAATTCCTGGTGACGCACGGCGACCGGCAGCGCGCGCACGAGGACTACCTGGGGCTCCTCGACGAGGCGCACGTCCGGGGAGCCGATATCGTGCTTTTCGGCCACACCCACCGGCCCTTCCTTCGCGAGGGGCGTCCCTCGCTCTTCAATCCCGGGGCGGCGCAGCAGGGCTTCTACGGGACCGTGCTCGTATCGGACCGGATTGAATTCTTCCATAAGCGGTGGGAGGCCCCTCCCGGTTGA